The sequence below is a genomic window from Escherichia marmotae.
CTTTCTTACCGGAAGAGGATCAGGGGGTATTTATGACCACGGCGCAGTTACCGTCAGGTTCCACAATGGTTAACACCACTAAAGTGCTGCAACAAGTAACCGATTACTATCTGACAAAAGAGAAAAATAATGTCCAGTCGGTGTTTACCGTTGGCGGCTTCGGCTTTAGCGGCCAGGGGCAAAACAACGGTCTGGCATTTATCAGCCTGAAACCGTGGTCTGAACGCGTCGGTGAGGAAAACTCGGTGACCGCAATCATTCAGCGGGCGATGGTGGCTCTGAGCAGTATCAATAAAGCGGTGATTTTCCCGTTCAACTTACCTGCGGTAGCGGAGCTGGGTACAGCATCAGGTTTTGATATGGAACTACTGGACAACGGCAACCTGGGGCACGAAAAGCTGACCCAGGCGAGAAACGAGCTGCTGTCACTGGCAGCACAATCGCCTGACCAGGTAACGGCGGTTCGCCCGAACGGCCTGGAAGATACGCCAATGTTCAAAGTGAACGTCAACGCCGCGAAAGCCGAAGCGATGGGCGTGGAGCTGTCTGATATCAACCAGACCCTCTCTACCGCCTTCGGCAGTAGCTACGTGAACGACTTCCTCAACCAGGGGCGTGTGAAAAAAGTGTATGTCCAGGCAGGAACACCGTTCCGTATGCTGCCGGACAACATCAACCAGTGGTATGTACGCAACGCCTCCGGCACGATGGCACCGCTTTCCGCTTATTCTTCAACAGAATGGACCTACGGTTCGCCGCGACTGGAACGCTACAACGGCATTCCGTCGATGGAGATTTTAGGGGAGGCCGCTGCTGGAAAAAGTACCGGTGACGCGATGAAGTTTATGGCAGAACTGGTGGCTAAACTTCCGGCGGGCGTCGGCTACTCCTGGACTGGGCTGTCGTATCAGGAAGCGTTATCGTCCAACCAGGCACCCGCGCTGTATGCCATTTCACTGGTCGTGGTGTTCCTCGCCCTCGCCGCGTTGTATGAAAGCTGGTCAATTCCATTCTCGGTGATGTTGGTTGTTCCGTTGGGCGTTATTGGCGCATTACTGGCAACTGACCTGCGCGGCCTGAGCAATGACGTCTACTTCCAGGTCGGTTTGCTGACCACCATCGGGCTTTCAGCCAAGAACGCCATCCTGATCGTCGAATTTGCGGTTGAGATGATGCAGAAAGAAGGGAAGACACCGGTAGAGGCGATTATCGAAGCGGCGCGGATGCGTTTACGCCCGATCCTGATGACCTCTCTGGCCTTTATTCTTGGCGTACTGCCACTGGTTATCAGTCATGGCGCAGGTTCCGGCGCACAAAATGCGGTCGGTACAGGCGTTATGGGGGGGATGTTTGCAGCAACCGTGCTGGCGATTTACTTCGTTCCCGTCTTTTTCGTCGTTGTGGAACATCTCTTTGCCCGCTTTAAAAAAGCGTAACGTATGAATGAGAGTAAGGCTGAACGTGAATGTTCTGCCTTACTCTTTCCTGACAACCATTCACTACTCAACAACCAGCTAACCATCAGGAATACCAGACTTAGCAAACAGCATTGAAAGTAGAAACCACTCCAGCCATTGGTCATCAACTTGAACAGTACGACACAAACCAGCATTCCCGTAATTATATGAATAATCAGCTTAATAACTCCAAACATGCTGCACCTTTTCCTCCTGAAAATACTAATATCCGTTTGCGAACTGCCAAAGAGAACTTGCCGGTGCCCCCGGCAAATATGGATGGGAAAAGATTTTTACATGAAGCGTAAAGCAGATCCTGACCGACTTTCGAATGATAGATGAAGTCAGGAAAAAGTCCCTGTTGACTGTTGCGCAAACTGGTGTGGTGTTACGCCATAATACTGGCGGAAAGTGTTAATAAAGTACGACGTACTGCTATAGCCACATTTTTCTGCGATCATCGGTAGCGGGAATTGTCGTAACTCGAGCAATTGTCTGGCCATCGACATTCGCGAGGCCAGTAATATTTTACTAAAGCAGGTGTTTTCATCCTGTAGCTTCTTTTTGATTAGGCTTTCACTGGTATACATCTTTTCTGCGATATCACGCAGGTACCAGCGTCTGGCAATATCAAAGCTAATAATGCGTTCAACTTTTCCTGCAATGGTACTAATGCTATTAAAAAGGAATGGAATCAGCTCTTTATTTCGTGAAAACATCGAAAGGCAGGAGAAATAGAGCATATTATTTAATGTCGTTGAAGCAATGTCCTCTTTAGTAAAACTATCGAATATTGCTGTAACCAACGGCATCGGTGGGGTCATGTTAACTAACAGCTTTTTTTTATTGTGCAATCCTAAACACCGGAACGGTGGACGGACATTGTGTAAGTAATGAGTAATTATTCGTTCATCAATATCCAGCCTGCGGACATTTGATTCATTAAAGTCAAAACTCTCCGCCATATTTTTTTCTATCAGTAGAATACTATCTTTATACAAAGATAGTTTTTGCTGCTCATGGTATATATCAAATGAGCGACAGGTGAGGATCACCGAACAAACATGTGCCATGACAAGCCCTTATATTCCATTACCACGAACATTACAATTTCAGTATACAAATGAAATGATGAATGATTCACTCCGTGAGCCAAAACTGCCAAAATTGGTAGGACCAAAAGCCAGCCATAGCGCAGTGTACATAACAGCTAATTACTAATAAGTAAATGCGTCAGCAATATATTTTAAGAAAGCGTATAGCTTATGTTTATAAAAAAATGGCTGATATTATCGACAATTAAAGTTATATTTTATTTACTGAGAGCACAAAGTTTCCCGTGTCAACAAGGAGCGTTATAACGGTTTATTAGTCTGGAGACGGCAGACTATCCTCTTCCCGGTCCCCTATGCCGGGTTTTTTTTATGTCTGAGTAAAGAATCAGAGTCTTATCCCTTCAGCATGGTGTTCAGAACTGTAAAAATTTCCCTGCCCAACAAAACTTGCTATCGGGTCACCATTCAGTATTCCCTGCGCTATTCGCTCCTGATACTCTGTCGGCGTCATACCATAATAGTTTCGAAAGACATAAATAAAATACGACGCACTGTTATAACCGCAGGATACGGCTACTCGTTTTATTGGAAAACCATGAACAACAATCAGTTGCAACGCCCGCTGCATTCTACATTCAGTCAGTAACTGTGAATACGATGTCTCTTCTTCACGCAATTTTTTCTTTAACAAACTCGGACTCACCAATAACTCACTGGCAATCTGTGCTAATGACCATTCATGAGCAATATTATTATTGATGACCGTGCAAACCCGCGTTCGCATATTCGGTCGCAAAATATTCATAAGCAGTGGTATAAACTGTTTATCTTCAAGAAAAATAGACAATAACGCAAATGTTAATGCTCTTTTACGTAATATCTCACCATAGCGGAGATCTTTATTTTGCGAAAGATGTACAACTTCCTGAAAAACAGGGATCTCTCTGGAACAATGATGAACAACTAACGAAGGAGCTTTTTTATAGGTATAAAGATTTAGCGTCTCCTCCTTGAGCATCGGGAGAAATAGTGAAAGTGTGTCCTTCGTGACTAATACGACGTTACCTACACACTTATCAATCAAGATCTGGCTTGCATCCGCAAAAACCACATCACCACCATTAAAGCAGCGATATTCACCATTCAACATAGTGAGAATAAATTTATGTTTTGCGTACGCAATTAAACAATTCCCATATTGTGATTGCATAGTTGACTTAATATAACATAAATATATTACTGATTATTAATGTAGCACACCGCTATCTTAAGTCAAATTTATTGGTAAATAAATTTAAACAATTTTGACAGGGGAATTGATTAAATGTGAAGGAAAATTGTGTAAGAGCATTGAATTTATAATAAAAAATCGAAAGTACCAACGTAAGGAGATTAATACAAAACAAATGATCTACTGGCGTCATTTTGTTTGATTTTAGAAAGATTTATATTAGATACAACTTAACAACGCCATGAATACAAAATCAATATAATATTAATATTGCGCTAATGAACGTATGCCCCGGTTTTCAAACCGGGGCAAAGATTATTATAACGCCCTGTTATCAGGTATGTTTAAAGCTGTTTTGATGAGCAATACCCTGCAGTTTCGGGTGATCGCTGAGGTATTTCAGGGAGGCCTTGTAGTCTTCCAGCAACAGTTCAGCGAAGTCCATTTCGAAGCCACGACGACACATAATACGCATCACCACGATGTCAGTGGCTTCACCGCCAAGGGTGAAGGCTGGAACCTGCCAGCCGCACAGGCGCAGACGTTCAGAGAGGTCATACAGGGTGTATCCCGGATCTTCCCCGTCTTTCAGTTTGAAGCAAACCGCCGGGATACCTTCGTCCGGGCGACCGGTGCAGATGAACTCATACGGTCCCAGTTTAGCGATTTCATCCGCCAGGTAAGTGGCGACCTGATAAGAGGCGTTCTGCACTTTGGTGTAGCCTTCACGACCGAGGCGCAGGAATTCATAGTACTGGGCAATCACCTGACCCGCCGGACGCGAGAAGTTGATGGCAAAAGTCCCGATTTGCCCACCGAGATAGTCAACGTTAAACACCAGCTCTTTCGGCAGTGCTTCTTCGTCACGCCAGATAACCCAGCCGCAGCCCAGCGGAGCCAGACCAAATTTATGACCAGAAGCACTGATCGATTTCACGCGTGGCAGGCGGAAGTCCCAGACGATATCCGGGGCGACGAACGGTGCCAGGAAGCCACCGCTGGCAGCGTCGATATGCATATCGATGTCGATACCGGTGTCGGCCTGGAACTTATCCAGCGCATCGTGCAGCGGTTGCGGAAACTCATAGTTACCGGTGTAGGTCACGCCGAAAGTCGGCACCACGCCGATGGTGTTTTCGTCGCAGGCCTCAATCATCCGTTTCGGATCCATAAACAACTGACTGGGGCGCATAGGGATCTCGCGCAATTCCACATCCCAGTAGCGGGCGAATTTATGCCAGCAGATTTGCACCGGACCGCACACCAGGTTTGGTTTATCGGTCGGTTTACCTGCGGCTTCCATACGCTTGCGCCAACGCCATTTCATCGCCATCCCGCCGAGCATACAGGCCTCGGAAGAACCAATGGTGTTGGTGCCAACGGCCTGACCGTTTTTCGGCGCAGGCGCGTGCCACAGATCAGCAACCATGTTTACGCAACGCAGGTCAATTGCTGCAGATTGCGGGTATTCTTCTTTGTCGATCCAGTTTTTATTTATCGACAAATCCATCAATTTATGGACATTTTCATCGTCCCAGGTCTGGCAGAAAGTCGCCAGATTCTGACGGGCGTTACCGTCGAGAAATAATTCATCATTGATAATCTGGAATGCGATGTCATCGCGTATTTCATGCAGCGGAAAACGTTTCGATTCCGCGATAGTGGAAATTGCCTTTGCGCCAAAACGTGAATCTAGTAGTTCTGAGCGGAAATCCGTTAACAACTTCTGATCCATTTCGAACTCCTTAAATTTATTTGAAGGCAATAAAAAAGTAGGATTTATCTGTAATAGACGCAAGGAGTTGCCGGTGTAATTTAAATAACAAAATCCTAAGAGTGAAATAACGTTATTTATATAATCAGTTATCGCTAATAATATTATATTTATAGCTTATTAAAACAAATGTATATTTTGGCATTTCTTTATTAATTTTTATTTTAATTACAAAAAAGTTGGTGACCTTCTGCATTGTTACACAGGTAGCCGCTACTCTTATTCGTAACAACAATGACATATCCTGATTTCTCAACAGATTACATGAATATTCCGAAAGTGAAGAATGACGGGAAACAACATATATAATATTCTCTTTGAATATTAGTGAGTTATATTTTTTCTCCATTAATAAACGTGATCTACCGCACGCTTTGTCGCCCACCAGGCGGAACGAATGACTACCCTTAAAGGAAAGCCCGATAATTAGCGACGAATTTCGGAGGTCGGATCCTTATGCTCAATCAGAAAATTCAAACCCCTAATCCAGACGAACTGACGATCGAAGTCGATCTCTGTTATGAGCTGGATCCGTATGAATTAAAACTGGATGAGATGCTCGAGGCAGAGCCAGAACCCGAAATGATTGAGGGATTGCCTGCCTCTGACGCGCTAACGCCTGCTGACCGCTATCTCGAACTGTTCGAACATGTTCAGTCGGCAAAAATTTTCCCCGACAGTAAAACCTTTCCCGATTGTGCGCCGAAAATGGACCCGCTGGATATATTAATCCGCTACCGTAAGGTTCGCCGCCACCGTGATTTTGACTTGCGCCGATTCGTTGAAAATCACTTCTGGTTACCGGAAGTCTACTCCAGCGAGTATGTATCGGACCCACAAAACTCACTAAAAGAGCATATCGACCAGCTATGGCCAGTGTTAACCCGCGAACCGCAAGATCACATCCCGTGGTCTTCTCTGCTGGCGCTGCCGCAGTCGTACATTGTCCCCGGAGGCCGTTTTAGCGAAACCTACTACTGGGATTCCTATTTCACCATGCTGGGGCTGGCGGAAAGCGGACGCGAAGATTTACTGAAATGCATGGCCGATAACTTCGCCTGGATGATCGAAAACTACGGCCACATCCCCAACGGCAACCGC
It includes:
- the gadW gene encoding acid resistance transcriptional activator GadW, which produces MAHVCSVILTCRSFDIYHEQQKLSLYKDSILLIEKNMAESFDFNESNVRRLDIDERIITHYLHNVRPPFRCLGLHNKKKLLVNMTPPMPLVTAIFDSFTKEDIASTTLNNMLYFSCLSMFSRNKELIPFLFNSISTIAGKVERIISFDIARRWYLRDIAEKMYTSESLIKKKLQDENTCFSKILLASRMSMARQLLELRQFPLPMIAEKCGYSSTSYFINTFRQYYGVTPHQFAQQSTGTFS
- a CDS encoding glutamate decarboxylase, which produces MDQKLLTDFRSELLDSRFGAKAISTIAESKRFPLHEIRDDIAFQIINDELFLDGNARQNLATFCQTWDDENVHKLMDLSINKNWIDKEEYPQSAAIDLRCVNMVADLWHAPAPKNGQAVGTNTIGSSEACMLGGMAMKWRWRKRMEAAGKPTDKPNLVCGPVQICWHKFARYWDVELREIPMRPSQLFMDPKRMIEACDENTIGVVPTFGVTYTGNYEFPQPLHDALDKFQADTGIDIDMHIDAASGGFLAPFVAPDIVWDFRLPRVKSISASGHKFGLAPLGCGWVIWRDEEALPKELVFNVDYLGGQIGTFAINFSRPAGQVIAQYYEFLRLGREGYTKVQNASYQVATYLADEIAKLGPYEFICTGRPDEGIPAVCFKLKDGEDPGYTLYDLSERLRLCGWQVPAFTLGGEATDIVVMRIMCRRGFEMDFAELLLEDYKASLKYLSDHPKLQGIAHQNSFKHT
- the gadX gene encoding DNA-binding transcriptional regulator GadX, which gives rise to MQSQYGNCLIAYAKHKFILTMLNGEYRCFNGGDVVFADASQILIDKCVGNVVLVTKDTLSLFLPMLKEETLNLYTYKKAPSLVVHHCSREIPVFQEVVHLSQNKDLRYGEILRKRALTFALLSIFLEDKQFIPLLMNILRPNMRTRVCTVINNNIAHEWSLAQIASELLVSPSLLKKKLREEETSYSQLLTECRMQRALQLIVVHGFPIKRVAVSCGYNSASYFIYVFRNYYGMTPTEYQERIAQGILNGDPIASFVGQGNFYSSEHHAEGIRL